atgttctcctccaccagtcttacacactgcttttggataactttatgccgttcCTTGTgcaaaataattcaagcagttcagtatggtttgatggtttgtgatcatccatcttcctcttgattacattccagaggttttcaaattggtaagatcaaagaaactcatcattttaagtggtctcttattttttccccagagctgtatattaataacactctaactGTAGGTATTGTGCTATACACTGAGGCAGAGCTAAAGTCTctcattaatattttaatcaaatatagGCAATGTTGACTGGAGTAGTTTTTCCCCAATATTCTGTAAAGCTTTCTCACCATTCCAACAGTAGCCACTAAAGAACACACTTGTGGGTGGAGCCCGGTGCAGTTCTGAAATACATCGACCTAGAAGAACAGGTTGAAGGACATGTAAATATCTTCTCAAGGAAGGAAATGTTGACATAGTGCAACAGTAGTGAACGAATATGAAACAAAGAAGGTAAACATCCTGCCTGGCTCTCGGGTTAAAAAGCCACAACCCCAAAGCTACATTCAAATTGGTCACAACAGAAGATCAGAAAGCATCCTTGATGTTCTTGAGCTGCCTCACGGCCAGGTCCACAGGGAGGTTGAACTTGAGGTGGCTGAGGCGTCCCAGTATCCTCAGCGCTCCCTCAAAGCCCGTCTGGGCCATGTAGCTCCAGGGCTGGTAGTGGGAGTGAATCAGGGTGCCGGACTTGCACAGCAGGTTGACCCAGGACACCAGCCTCTGCTCATTGAGCGCCATGCACACTAAAGCCTTGAATTCGGAGTCAGCGCTGCGCTTGTAACGGTCATGCTCATGCAGGACGCTGTGAATGGCCCAGAGCAGCGAATGCTTTGGTGTTATGGTCACCTTGCTGCGCCCTAGTGGCAGGCTGAAAGACTGCGACAGCTGGCGGGCTGGAGACTCCACGAACGCCTGGCCGTTTTTGGAGTGATAATACTTCACGAACAGCTCCCAGGGGTGCAGGGTTTGTGGGGAGGGGCTAAATGGCAGCAAACAGGAAATAGGTGCCAGAACGAGGCTCATGCCCTGCGAGGGAGTGTAAAGACCGTGGGCCAAAAGGTCCCGCAGAGCCAAGGCCAGGTCCTTCCTCACCAAAGCTGTGAGCTCGTCTCCGGGACCACCCAGACACAGACTGGAGGTGTAACTGACCACGTGCTCCTCCTGACCAGCCGGCTGCCTGCGAGATGCCTGCACACGCACCCGCTCAACTGCAACCTCCAGCTTCTGCAGTAACGGCCCATATTCTTGAGCCCCGTCCCCCTGGGGCCACACACTCTGGGGCACGCGGCCGGCGCTGCAGCCGAACTGACTCAGGGCAAAGATCTGCAGCACGGCCAGAGCCCTCTGGATCAGCTGAAGACCCGTCTCACGCAGACGCTGGGCCTGCTCAGGGTCAACTGCAGGAGCAGAGAGGAAAATACAACGTACAAttaaagcaaataataataataataataataataataagcacataataatatcaaataatttataatagatgCTAAAGAAGTAATTGTGGACAATTAAAAGTGTATGCTGAATAATTATtagtagatattaaataatttaaactagaTACTGATTAAtacttatttaataataaaataattattcaatgCTAAGCAGTTACAGCAATATATGATCAAAGTTACAATTAATAACTGCATAATCAATAACTGCATAACTGCATAAAACTGCAATTGACTTAAAACTTTCACAGatttatgtttagttttttttacacagagtAAAATGCTGAACACATGATTAAAACTGACCTTGCTTCATGCCCCCTTGAGTTTGAGGTTTAGGGCCTGATGTATGAGCCTCCTGGCTGTTCCCGCCCTCTGACTGAAGAGGACTCCCTACCTCGTCTGCATGAAACAACATTTTATATCATGATAAGATCACAACATCGAacaacacgaaaaaaaaaaaacacaaatcctcTCATTCTTATCACTCAATATCCTCGccttatctttattttatttttggaaagCCTTTGAGCAGCAATTTAAAGTATGCCACCAACAGTGGGTGGtttattttgggtttttttgGTACCAGTGTCCAACTGTTTAGAACATGTGCTTTTTTCCCACATTCTCCCCTGGTTCTTACCCTGTATGAAGTTAATGAACATCTCCAAATCCCTGATTTGAGTTTTGAGCTGCTCTACCAGCTGCTCTTTGACTCGGACTGGGTTGACGATCTGGGCAATGGCTGCGTCTACTCTTTGCCGCAGCTCCTCTGGGGTCAGCTTCCCGATGTCCTCGTTTAGATTTACGTCCAGCTTCTTAATCAGCTCGTCGATGATCACCTGGAAGAGCAGTACAGATATGCTACTGCTTATTGTTTCTTCTTAAATTAATggcattaaaaatagtttatgctgttttggttggagtaactgtctctactgtccatggaAGATGCTCTtatagattttggagcactgctgtgaggatgctccccaactcatcccaaaggcattgaatggagcaccaccattccagagaacacaggatCTGGTGcaaaattaatgtgttttttttgttgttgttgtttttttaatctactccagataggggtgtgccatatggtATTGTGGGCAACAATATCGCTAATATTTATTAACattgtgaacaatattttaccctgaaatgaCATGCCATATACCCACCCCTATTAATCAcatcatttttttgttgttttcagctaaattcagactgttctcttctcccattatatatctattagagacagatcaTATCAGTACAGTATCTTTCGTTTTACTTTAATCCTATGTATATAGtgcgttattagtatcatgacattctgaatcattgccttctgttacaaatctgatgaaattcttgtattttttatatcatagttaggggtgtgccgtatcatgTCCTATGCAAtaacagattacatttttttgttatatcaccaagagtatcattattgcaaaaatgcaataaaaaaacattatattattttaggaccatatcgcccacccctaacaccAGACAGTACTATTGttaatacttctctacagagacAAGCAGTGTGCATAtgtgaatttgcacatctgtgtcagcaatgggtgcaacctaaTGCAGTTAATGCagaatgcattaattagaagaATTGTCACCAAACATTTGGCCATATATATTGAATTTCCCATATTTGAGCTTAGTATAAGAATCTCAGCATTGGCAGAGTTACACAGACGAGTAGgcatatcaaaataaatacattatcatTAATTTAACATACAATATAGACAAAACTTAGTCATTTATGCTGACTGTgatactgtgttttgtgtttgtttacatacaaataaacatatgatTTAGCCAATATTTTTGCCTGTTGCGTGATCACACTGCATCAAAACAGTGCCTCCATACAAGAAGTGGACTGTGACAGTTACAGAATAAGTATTTCCCAAACTACTGTTTTATTAAAAGATAATTGTCTCTTACATGGCTATATCATATTCTATGCATTCATATcctacacaataatattgcaaaaatgtttaaaataatgaaaaaacgtAATATTGTGATAAAAGCAATATTCTTGAAAGTagcctattttttatttgttccactatttactgtattcacttttaattgtttgtttgcagtttatatgcatagaCTAAATATGCTGAACTTTCATTTTGTGATAGATTTCTGTTATGTtaccttatttttatatatttttaaaataataatacttatatattttttaatttgctaaatcTTTGAAATTGTTACATTTATACTTTTATAacactttatttacttttatttactggGCATCACCGAAAACAGTagctatcatgacaggcctacaaaTAAGCATCattcattttaattcagacaGAATAAATTTGTGACTGTTTATCTCTCTGTTGTGGGTGAAGAAGAACTGATGCATAAACAGCTTCAGTTGTGAATATGCAGTGATGTGATGAGATGATGGGTAGTCGTGTACCCTTTGCCTCTCCATGACAACAGACTGTGGCAGTGAGTCATAGCTGCCCTCCTGATAGGCGAAGCGCTCCAGGTCATCCAGCTGTGTCTTCAGCTGGAAGATCAGCTCCTTCTGCTTCTCTCGCTGAGCCTCCAGACGCTCACGCttctccctctcactctgttcaaatacacagacagacacagtcaGAGGTGGGATGGTGAGGTGAACGCTTTAATCtgctcagtttttatttttaacataaatgtaGGTGCatcaaaataaaaactattttaggCATATAACTAACTTCAAACTTATCAGGTTGTGCAGCCTAAtgctttttttaagatttatttctaattgtcTCCCATATTTCCAATttaccaatttagctaggccgattgtccCAACTATTCCGCTGCTAGTCAGCTGTGtatcccctattactagtgatgccaaaaAACAAGGAGGATAAggactagcgcatgcctcctccgatacatgtgaagtcagccaccacctctttttgaacattGCTGAATAGCCAGTATGCTCGGAGGAAAGAACAGtaacttggttccgatacatcagctcacagacgccttgtgctgatcaacatcaccctttggagtgatgtggggaaagagcaccatttaCTTATCCAGAGAGAGTAAAGCCAATTGTGCttcctcagggctctggcagctgatagtaAGCTGCACGACTGAGATTGgaaattttaaatatatcaatTCACTAAAACATTATATTTCAACAAATTTCCCACACAATTACAGACCTTTATTCTGCGGTGCTATAAAGATTTAAATTTcactagtaaaaaatatataacagatAATTACATCACACATGACTGTGTGGTTGCTGATGTTTGggttggcaattttttttttgttgttacaaTCAATTTAAACCAGTATAAAAGCTATGAAACGAATACAAATATAAGACACAACatttaaacaatacaaaaatatatttttaaggaccatttattatctactatgaattattctggaTCTTCtggaattaaataaaattatttactcTGTAATATAATTTATCATGGTTTAATCATAACATCACTTTTCCTATAAAAAGCTCTTTGATAATTTATTGCATctgctttaatttaaaaatctctTCAGCACGCACacaatttatttttaacatatatGAAGATTTTGAGGGCTGAAGAActactaaaaaaaatcatttgttaAGTGAACCAATGGTTATTATAAGAACGTTATTATTTTGTATTCACTGAAGAGGACTGATGTAACTCATCACTAAGACAAAACCAAAAAGGGCCTCCATGTTTTacctattattactaatattcaAAATACTTTTTGTTTTGTATGCATTTTTAAACGatctgtctcttattttcttgGTCCTTTGGTGttgttactaaaaaaatatataaattaaaaaaagtttattactgAGATTAGACATACACTGGGGAACACCAACAGAAGCTTTTATAACATCCTATTCTAAATCCAAAGGAGTGGGTCCCCCCTTATGTAGCTCTAACAGCAGTAGTGCAACTCTTCAGGGTTACGTGGTCTGACACTTTGTGGCTGAACTGCTGTGGTACCTAAACACTTCCACTTTTCAATAATGATACCTCACAAACGATAGAGGAATATGTAGAAGGGAAGATATTTCACAAACTGACTTGCTGCAGTAATAGCATCCTATAACAGTATTAGGCTGGAGTTCAGTGAGCTGTAAGAGGTGTGTCCCATCACTTACAATACAGGGTAtttaggcttaatccatgtccaCTGTATTAGCTTTTAAagggttaacacacacacacacaaaacccacaaCAGGACAACAGGAGAAATACTAAAAACCATGCCTTAAGAATATAGTGACAGCATGAAGCTTTTGCTGTTAGTACTTACCATCTCCTCCTATATGCAAAGCATGTGAGAAAAAAGGAACAAGAAAGAAGATCTTAACATCAGGTTTCTGGTAATGGGCCAGGTTCAATGGACACAAACAGCAGAACGGAACTGTTGAAGGGCGAGGGCAGATTCTGGGCACTGTTATAAAGTCCATCTATCACTATGTTCATTAGTGAGATCTAATACTGGCACAATTCTGCCTACACAACTGCAGTGATCAAAAGTGGAACATACTTCCGTGACATTCCATTTGGTTTGAGATCAGATCAAGGTACTTGATAAGAGTCCTCTCTATTTTAAACCCTGTGAGCAGCAAATGATGGAAGTATAAGCCTAGATGTAGCTGTTTAGTCTGGATCTGTCCTGATAACACATCTTGAAAAATCATTAAATAACAGACTCCAAAACAGAGGCTTACAGTTCCTCTGATTGTGCTCAGTGCTTTTATGTCTAACTGTTAttaaaactacataaaaataaaatgcatttatgtAATTGTGGAAACACCCCacatttactgaacattatttaactttatttactgtttaatcCAATTaacctgagaaataaataaatcaaataggaTATATATAACAGGTAAGGGTAAAAGAGCTAGGCTGTAAAGGGAAGGCAAAATAAAAGGCAACAATACTGCACCCTAATTAATGCAAAACTCAGCATAGAGTTATGTCTCAAGCtgatatttaaatgattaaatgtgtGGTCTGAGTCTGGCAACAGAGGACATAAAAACCTCTTAAAGAGTCTACTTTAGAGTAGAGGGCCTCTTGGTAAGAGATCACTCCCTCTAAAATGCTCCTTAAGATATTTTGCCTAGATGACAGACATTGAAAGGGTGTGCATCATTGGGCTAAGAAAAGAAGGGTCATTCAGATCTCTTGTAATGGGTCGTAAACGAGAAACCTGAACTGCTAGGTACTGGAACCCGATGGTCTTTAGTGATGAACCCATGTTTATCTTAATTCAACCATCTCAGTTAGGTTTAGGTCAAGGAATTGTGGAGGccaaactgttttttattttgttttcatgtctttgatacgaatttacaatgtaggaaatacattaaatacataaataaagaaaaacattaaatgaggagGTGTGTCTAAACGTTTGATTTGTACTGTATGTAGACAGTATTACATCTTACCCTATGTTTGTCGTGCTTTTTGACCCACTGTCATGGTTTGCTTGATCCTCCGTATTTTTTGGTATTGTTTGTTATCTGTATTCTGCTTTTTATTACGTTTTATATTCTTAGTGTTATTTGTTCCTTTGTTTAATTTTGATATGGCTACTAATAAAACTTGCACTTGCATACTCTGGATCGTTATATACTGTAAAGCATGACCAACTCATGTCCAGTGCCCAGCTGCCTATTCAGCCCTCTATttagccccctgtccagtcccagtatgtGCCCGCTGTCTGGGTCCGTTCTATTTGTCCAATCTCTGTTTAAGCCCACTGTCCAGTCTCTGCTCTTGTCTTATGTCTTATGTCTCATGTCTtatctagggctgcaactaatgattattttggaagtCAACTAATATGATAATTATAACAatttttcaattagtcaattagtcaacaattatttctgccatttctaaaAACATTCGAAACAGcttaacatgagatttaaaagacacttaaatgtttagatgttgttttaacatggaaagtactgatatttagtgagtaaatatgtaatctgtttgttttctgttcttgGTGTTGTTTGATTTTGATAGGGCTTAAATAATACAACCACCTTGCACGTGCATCCTGCTTCTTACACAGagagagtgtttaaaaactccagcagcactgctgtttcctCTGGGGTTCTGAGCATTGAGggacagggtgaaagaaggataataaggaatgcaaagaaacagataaaGGTCTataccaggggtctcaaagtagcggcccgcgggccacatgcggcccgcgacgcggtttcatacggcccctcacgggttaacaaaataaacatacatctggcccgcaattcaatttaattatttatgctttattaaataattaaattgcttttcatatttcatattttatcttaacttgtattttggtgtgtgtgtgtggtttttgtttttttttgcttacgctgcgttgcctgctttagtagtcttcagtagccttcaacagtctaaccttgcagccgtggtgtgtccactaaactccgtaacgttagttataaacatcctgaggttagcagcgcgctaactgacctgtttttaatgtaatccgagcagtgactccgtgacgctgctctaaactgctgctgttagctgcttgggctgaaagatgaactgtagagagctgtattatccggttagtggggttattttatttcatacacagaagaacttacaaatttttaaaaacgctccagactggctcagctgagccctgtagcccgtggctgggctgtagctctgactaagcaaagactgcgggcttgtggtgctgcagctgcagctccgactagtggttggatgaggaactgctaaatctgaggaaatgctaaatctgtcacagctcacaatttttgattttatatttattaagccttatttcagtatcaaacgttttgatcaaagttaatataacttataaattaaaaggatttatgttaatagagcaacaagcaaccatttttccatgcaactgtaatatttgattgaataaatagtatattgagagttatttaacattaagaagtaattacattcattttgtattacatctggttacattttcttatatttataagttacatctggccctcagaggacagccaatatgccaatgtggccctcggcaaaaatgagtttgagacccctggtctatACAGTCTGGATATACTGCAGGGCACAGTTCACTGCACTGTGTTGTTCTtgttgtggtggtggtgtatatTGCTTTAAAGAGGACGTGTGGGGCAGAAACACTAACGGCAACAACAACACCAGCATCACCACCTCCAGCAGCAGTTTCCTCTTTGACACTCACCGGGTTCTCCTGCCCCCTCAGCCCGAGCACGTGCGGGCATCCTCGGAACGCGAACTCCTCGAGCTCCTCCAGCATCCGCGTGCGCTCCCGTTCGTCCGCCGGCGCGCGCGCCACCTGCTGCAGGCGAAACTGCACCTGCGCGAAGTGCGAGCTGACGGCCAGCAGCGCCGCGCGCAGCTGCTCGTGATCCTCCTCGAGCCGCTGGAGCTTGGAGCCCGGAGAGCCGGGCTGAAGAGCCAACGAGTCCAGCGGCTCTGCCCCGCTCCTCCTCCCCGGGCTCCACTGCTCCTCCTCGGGGTTCGCCACGGCTCCCACCGGCGCCCAGCGCTCCCCGGCCACGGCCCCTGTAGCCTCGCTGTCCGAGGTGGACAGATCCTCGGTTGACATATTGGCTCGGTGGTTTGTTTTACCTcggttaataaaataaatatgaacggTAAACGGCAGTGGAGCGTCTGTtgctttgttttattcttttaaaatgtcCTTATCGCAGCAGGCTGGAGGCCATCTCCCAGCTTTCAGCAGCTCCCTCCTCCTCCGCCGCGGATCAGCTGCTCTCGGTAAAGAAGAGCGACGTAGCGATAAAGAGAGAAACGTTAACAAACAGAAACAGCCGTAAAGCGCAGATCTGTAGCTACTAAACGCGCTCCAGCTTTAACAGCTTAACTAACGGGCTGCGGCCCATCCGCATACTGTACAAATCAGCGTGATGACGTCCGCCGACCGGGATTGGAGCGGACGTGATGACGTTGGTTTACGCACAACCCATAATAGAAGGGAGAGTGCAGTGGGTGTATTTCATTCACAAGCGAGGATAATGATGATACTCGTGTCCCACTGTTTATTCATTTGAATTGcttcattataataataatacagagtGGATTAGGTCATTTTATGTTAACCCATAATACCCAGAGCCTTTTctgaatactaataataatataattaaaaaattgaatcagataaattcagtgaacagctcattaaaatattttaaataacagagtaattttattttaacattttgttctagaaattagaCCAATTATAGaacctaaaataattaattaaagctTTTGAATGGTTAAAGGGttgaaacagagctgtagaagcaaaaAATACTCTTTTAAAAGGAGTTAGTTTCATCTCCAGAACCCACCTACACTCTATAAATAAGCGAAATTAACAAACTGACATTAACACACTGTTTTGTGATTCTCTTAGGCTGTTCAGTTATGTTCATTTAGAGAGttcatgagttaaaatgacaTTGCTGTAAGTGCTGTCTGTGAAACATATGTCACCAGGGCTCTTTTAGgttacaataatatatatttatttctgtattcatcaCGAGCTAGTGCTGAATGTGGTGAATCAGCAGGCCTTTAGTAACAGAGCTCCAGTGTTAACACAAAACAAAGTACACAAAGAATCCTCCAGTTTATTTGTCTAGAGTTAATCTAGATGGTTAATTCCTATTGTGCATTTGTCTTTGTAGACAACTGTTTCACAAATATACAGTGAGATTAGCCCAACCTCAAATTACATAATGTAATCTATATTAGAGGTGCACAAAGATATTGGATTCATATCAGTATTGGCCAATGATTGTTGTTTTAATCATCGCCATGAACCATATTTCAAACCAATAATTGAAGAAGTATTTATTGAATGCTGGAAAAGTAACAAGCAGCGCTTGCT
The sequence above is drawn from the Astyanax mexicanus isolate ESR-SI-001 chromosome 19, AstMex3_surface, whole genome shotgun sequence genome and encodes:
- the rundc1 gene encoding RUN domain-containing protein 1 is translated as MSTEDLSTSDSEATGAVAGERWAPVGAVANPEEEQWSPGRRSGAEPLDSLALQPGSPGSKLQRLEEDHEQLRAALLAVSSHFAQVQFRLQQVARAPADERERTRMLEELEEFAFRGCPHVLGLRGQENPSEREKRERLEAQREKQKELIFQLKTQLDDLERFAYQEGSYDSLPQSVVMERQRVIIDELIKKLDVNLNEDIGKLTPEELRQRVDAAIAQIVNPVRVKEQLVEQLKTQIRDLEMFINFIQDEVGSPLQSEGGNSQEAHTSGPKPQTQGGMKQVDPEQAQRLRETGLQLIQRALAVLQIFALSQFGCSAGRVPQSVWPQGDGAQEYGPLLQKLEVAVERVRVQASRRQPAGQEEHVVSYTSSLCLGGPGDELTALVRKDLALALRDLLAHGLYTPSQGMSLVLAPISCLLPFSPSPQTLHPWELFVKYYHSKNGQAFVESPARQLSQSFSLPLGRSKVTITPKHSLLWAIHSVLHEHDRYKRSADSEFKALVCMALNEQRLVSWVNLLCKSGTLIHSHYQPWSYMAQTGFEGALRILGRLSHLKFNLPVDLAVRQLKNIKDAF